One region of Methanobrevibacter millerae genomic DNA includes:
- a CDS encoding Hsp70 family protein has protein sequence MDFDEIKHQIEEFFNGKFEVKKFLGEGSFAKVYLVNHNYMDELMAMKIVKEPLTATTNKKDIFREVSLACHLSHENIISIYDAAEISGFEDGKNHAYFVMEYVSGGDLEQFLNSFSENNMFMPLNRSLDLVKQILKGLNTLHSANPPIIHRDLKPNNVLLSFNACGDIIIKISDFGFAKEVTTGISDIDIAGTRPYMAPEIFNKSISTRTDIYAVGVIFYQLLTNLYPYDVEEYSNEELIDLKPWQKTLNAPSFYNDKVFEDLDNIVLKCLDFNPENRYLDAGELLADVEKAIEKHKSTQIISQDNLSKDYNDEYSEYIINDSIKEAFRLAKCENKLPEAIELLESEVLQDYDIRKCYSETLRIWKSKRPDVKLISKAFTVNLKGQNYKLSCNFLNEAIAYNPSLKSRYAHYIDLWNIFIDLEKHGSLFKSVVLLESLMDRNDEIKKFYKDIIPILKTYSIEEIVVEAIRLVNSNNLMNAANLMEFAVVCDANIKSKYAYKLSLWKQNMKMHFKTAKQVKQDTIDYAIDLGTTDSVISYFNKGNPVIIKNYMTGDEFTPSAVLIDNQDRVQVGINARNAIVNNSPNAVSEFKQNMGFPIPFKFNESSRIMFPEELSAMVLKELRLSAFKRCGVDVEHAVICVPANSNPLKTKAINDAANIAGFRSHNLILEPIAVSIAYNLRKDNAYWMIYDLGGGTFNVTIIHDNGGEIEKFATNGLDNLGGNSFDWKIVNDLFRPKIAYDLNLDDFRQDNPKYLEVFSKLKNASEVAKKELSKNECADISIDNLFEDYDFNYNLMKEDFKKSIEPLVKYTFKLCMDLLNECSLGEENIEKLILVGGSCLSPVVRELLSDEFDIEITSDLNPLTVVSMGAAIYAGSLEKPSINIKKEKFSVILSNKNNRIKGKVFCLDNKFSFLDYSIEFKNNQFSSGKIPLDIDSTFNIELPNEELTVNLYRGNTKVTLDEKSPATINGDSTYIPFLRDSFSISDNDFTLKELFNQYLKLLKEVEWLDEYSYYSDKDLINYIGRLFEIAQKDNSALNQCSIYLNYLKSNVEDLKRDFRYSVLLENVENKMKAIKENGLFEMDDDYENYDLNELEEFHSDLIEKYVLLNRDNVIEECFFNLKFEGVYTNNEKLAAELIEKANVAFADNDYVELFGIISLLYELDERD, from the coding sequence GTGGACTTTGATGAAATTAAACACCAAATAGAAGAATTTTTTAATGGCAAATTTGAAGTTAAAAAATTTCTGGGTGAAGGATCCTTTGCAAAGGTTTACCTTGTAAATCATAATTATATGGATGAGTTAATGGCAATGAAAATCGTTAAGGAGCCATTAACTGCCACAACCAATAAGAAAGACATTTTTCGTGAAGTTTCGCTGGCCTGCCATCTTAGCCATGAAAACATTATAAGCATTTATGATGCCGCTGAAATTTCCGGTTTTGAGGACGGTAAAAATCATGCTTATTTTGTAATGGAATATGTTAGCGGCGGGGATTTGGAACAGTTTTTAAATTCTTTTTCTGAAAATAACATGTTCATGCCGCTAAATCGTAGTCTGGATTTAGTCAAACAGATTCTTAAAGGTTTAAACACACTACACTCAGCTAATCCTCCCATCATTCATCGTGATTTAAAACCCAACAACGTTTTACTCAGTTTCAATGCCTGCGGAGATATTATTATAAAAATTTCCGATTTTGGTTTTGCAAAGGAAGTCACTACAGGCATTTCAGACATTGACATCGCAGGTACAAGGCCGTACATGGCTCCTGAAATATTCAATAAGTCCATATCAACCAGAACAGATATTTATGCTGTCGGCGTTATATTTTATCAGTTACTGACAAACCTCTATCCTTATGATGTTGAGGAATACTCCAATGAGGAGTTAATTGATTTAAAACCTTGGCAAAAAACATTAAACGCTCCAAGCTTTTACAATGATAAAGTATTTGAAGACCTGGATAATATCGTTTTGAAATGTTTGGATTTCAATCCGGAAAACAGGTATTTGGATGCCGGGGAACTTTTAGCCGATGTTGAAAAGGCCATTGAAAAGCATAAATCAACACAAATCATATCTCAGGATAATCTTTCTAAGGATTATAATGATGAATATTCCGAATATATCATTAATGATTCTATTAAAGAGGCTTTTCGACTTGCAAAATGTGAAAATAAACTTCCGGAAGCTATTGAACTGCTGGAATCTGAAGTTTTACAGGATTATGATATTCGTAAATGTTATTCTGAAACTCTCAGAATATGGAAATCAAAGCGTCCCGATGTCAAATTGATTTCAAAGGCGTTCACCGTTAATCTGAAAGGACAAAATTATAAGTTGTCCTGCAATTTCCTGAATGAAGCTATTGCATATAATCCGTCACTTAAAAGCAGATATGCCCATTATATTGATTTGTGGAATATTTTTATAGATTTGGAAAAGCATGGCAGTTTATTCAAGTCAGTTGTTCTGCTTGAAAGTCTGATGGATAGAAATGATGAGATAAAAAAATTTTATAAAGATATCATTCCAATTTTAAAAACATATTCCATTGAGGAAATCGTAGTTGAAGCCATCCGTTTGGTCAATTCAAATAATCTGATGAACGCTGCAAATTTAATGGAGTTTGCAGTCGTTTGCGACGCAAATATCAAATCCAAATACGCATACAAGTTATCCTTATGGAAGCAAAACATGAAAATGCATTTTAAAACTGCCAAACAAGTAAAACAGGATACAATTGATTACGCAATTGACTTGGGAACAACTGATTCAGTAATCTCCTATTTTAACAAGGGAAATCCAGTCATTATTAAAAATTACATGACTGGCGATGAATTTACTCCTTCTGCTGTTTTAATCGATAATCAGGACAGGGTTCAGGTAGGAATAAATGCAAGAAATGCGATTGTTAATAATTCGCCAAATGCAGTATCGGAATTTAAACAGAATATGGGATTTCCGATACCATTTAAATTCAATGAATCTTCACGGATAATGTTTCCCGAAGAATTGTCCGCCATGGTACTTAAGGAATTGAGGCTGTCAGCTTTTAAGCGGTGTGGTGTGGATGTTGAACATGCGGTTATTTGTGTTCCGGCAAATTCCAATCCTCTCAAGACAAAGGCAATCAATGATGCAGCCAACATTGCGGGATTTCGATCCCATAATTTAATTTTAGAACCCATTGCAGTCAGTATTGCATATAACCTTCGAAAGGACAATGCTTATTGGATGATTTATGATTTGGGTGGCGGAACCTTTAATGTAACCATAATTCATGATAATGGTGGTGAAATTGAAAAGTTCGCAACCAACGGTTTAGATAATCTTGGAGGAAATTCATTTGATTGGAAAATCGTCAATGATTTGTTCCGTCCAAAAATAGCCTATGATTTAAATCTGGATGATTTCAGACAGGATAATCCGAAATATTTGGAGGTATTTTCAAAACTTAAAAACGCATCGGAAGTGGCCAAAAAAGAATTAAGTAAAAATGAATGTGCAGATATATCAATCGATAATCTTTTTGAGGATTATGATTTTAACTATAATTTAATGAAAGAGGACTTCAAGAAAAGCATAGAGCCTTTGGTAAAATATACTTTTAAATTATGCATGGATTTATTAAATGAATGCTCTTTAGGTGAGGAAAATATCGAAAAACTGATTCTTGTTGGAGGTTCATGTTTAAGTCCAGTTGTTCGGGAATTGTTGAGCGATGAATTTGATATTGAGATAACCTCAGATTTAAACCCGTTGACTGTCGTTTCGATGGGTGCGGCAATATATGCTGGAAGTTTAGAAAAACCGTCCATCAATATTAAAAAAGAAAAGTTTTCCGTAATTCTAAGCAATAAAAACAACAGAATTAAAGGAAAGGTCTTCTGTCTGGACAATAAATTTTCATTTTTGGATTATTCGATTGAATTTAAAAATAATCAATTTTCATCAGGTAAAATTCCATTGGATATTGATTCGACATTCAATATTGAATTGCCTAATGAAGAATTGACAGTTAATCTTTATAGGGGAAATACTAAAGTGACGCTCGATGAAAAATCTCCTGCGACAATTAATGGCGACAGCACCTACATTCCATTTTTAAGGGATTCATTCAGCATATCTGATAATGATTTCACATTGAAAGAATTATTTAATCAATATCTAAAGCTGCTTAAAGAAGTGGAATGGCTTGATGAATATTCATATTACTCCGATAAAGATCTGATAAATTATATTGGCAGGTTATTTGAAATAGCTCAAAAAGACAATAGTGCATTAAATCAGTGTTCAATCTATCTGAATTATTTGAAATCCAACGTTGAGGATTTAAAAAGAGATTTCCGATATTCAGTTCTTTTGGAAAATGTGGAAAATAAAATGAAAGCAATAAAGGAAAATGGCCTGTTTGAAATGGATGATGATTATGAAAATTATGATTTGAATGAACTGGAGGAGTTTCATTCCGATTTAATTGAAAAATACGTTTTATTGAATAGGGACAATGTTATCGAGGAATGTTTTTTCAATTTAAAATTTGAAGGAGTCTATACAAATAATGAAAAGCTTGCAGCTGAATTGATTGAAAAAGCAAACGTGGCATTTGCCGATAATGACTATGTGGAACTGTTCGGAATAATCAGTCTATTATATGAACTTGATGAGCGTGATTAA
- a CDS encoding FHA domain-containing protein, protein MTESNVDKTVIIDSDESNLISVKLSAVNNKVRFSILEILRDNQKYNNINSRNPLYSREINEILLKSYKINITTQMLGQHMKKLIDANLVCEISIKKEVPNKVGKRTVKAYALKEDAFDDLFLDINFLSDELFTFFDLYDSNQKYHDDEHCVLTIFNGVDKGKTFKVRQDESVLIGRKADFDEGDLASFSILLDNSYDTVSNISKPHLRLFYKNDGWYIIDEASSNGTFIGDIEVPKGKATKLRPNSFLKLSRGVGGAVIYCSF, encoded by the coding sequence ATGACTGAATCAAATGTTGATAAAACTGTTATTATTGATTCAGATGAATCTAATTTAATTTCAGTTAAGCTATCAGCCGTAAACAATAAAGTAAGATTTTCTATTTTAGAAATTCTAAGGGATAATCAGAAATATAATAATATTAATTCAAGAAATCCATTATATTCTCGTGAAATAAATGAAATTCTTTTAAAGAGTTATAAAATTAACATTACCACCCAAATGTTGGGCCAACACATGAAAAAGCTGATTGATGCCAATTTGGTCTGTGAAATTTCTATTAAAAAGGAAGTGCCTAATAAGGTTGGCAAGCGCACAGTTAAGGCATATGCTTTAAAAGAGGATGCTTTCGATGATTTGTTTTTAGACATTAACTTTTTATCAGATGAACTTTTCACTTTCTTTGATTTATATGATTCCAATCAAAAATATCATGATGACGAGCATTGCGTTCTAACGATTTTCAATGGTGTTGATAAAGGCAAAACATTTAAGGTTCGCCAAGATGAAAGTGTTTTGATTGGAAGAAAAGCCGATTTCGATGAAGGGGATTTGGCGTCATTTTCAATTCTTCTGGATAATAGTTACGATACCGTTTCAAATATTTCTAAGCCGCATTTAAGATTATTCTATAAAAATGATGGCTGGTACATTATTGATGAAGCCAGTTCAAACGGAACATTCATTGGTGATATTGAAGTGCCAAAAGGTAAAGCCACTAAATTAAGACCTAATTCATTTTTAAAATTATCCCGGGGTGTTGGTGGAGCAGTAATTTATTGTTCTTTTTAA
- a CDS encoding SIS domain-containing protein has translation MSELKYMDLSFDEILKNINESKSVIKNQEESILHFMNIILEASNKRVTSKRETTIFLAGAGRSGFVAKSFAMRLMHLGFYVYVFNESILPSVRDGDIIIIISKSGKSNSITQIVEDSQMDDVKLLTVCGDAQSDLAQTADAKIIIESLKQESVSLDDGKSLELILMGSGFEISALVLLDALVTQLMAKLNLCEQDLKDYHDVLSSSI, from the coding sequence ATGTCTGAATTAAAGTATATGGATTTATCTTTCGATGAAATCCTAAAAAATATTAATGAATCCAAATCAGTTATTAAAAATCAGGAAGAATCTATTTTACACTTTATGAATATTATTCTGGAAGCTTCAAATAAACGTGTAACATCTAAAAGAGAAACCACAATATTTCTTGCAGGTGCCGGAAGATCAGGTTTTGTTGCAAAGTCTTTTGCTATGAGATTAATGCATTTGGGTTTTTATGTATATGTATTTAATGAATCAATACTTCCATCAGTTCGTGATGGGGATATTATCATCATTATTTCAAAATCAGGTAAATCCAATTCCATTACCCAGATTGTGGAAGATTCACAAATGGATGATGTAAAGCTTTTAACCGTTTGCGGAGATGCTCAAAGCGACCTTGCCCAAACAGCAGATGCAAAAATCATCATCGAATCACTAAAGCAGGAATCTGTTAGTTTAGATGATGGAAAATCATTAGAATTAATATTAATGGGCAGCGGTTTTGAAATCTCTGCATTAGTATTGCTCGATGCGTTAGTTACGCAATTAATGGCGAAGTTAAACTTATGTGAACAGGATTTAAAAGATTATCATGATGTTTTAAGTAGTTCGATTTAA
- a CDS encoding RtcB family protein, whose translation MFELKGKYATAKVFADDVDNDSISQVIQFLNQPIAEGQKIRMMPDIHAGMGCTIGTTMTIEDKVIPNLVGSDIGCGMEVFYLDADEIDFKRLDNIIRSKVPYGYNKRVVPHHFMKDFDLTELKCYFGLEAGSEGNFYLGTLGGGNHFIEVNKTKDNELILVIHSGSRRIGADVCEYYQNQALKEFKRFHNMASNKDLIYCEGKLFDDYIHDMEIMQDYASLNRKAIAETILSEYGMDYTKHFTTIHNYIDMDKMILRKGAVSADEGETLIIPINMRDGSLICEGKGNPDWNYSAPHGAGRLYRRSQAKEILSLDEFKDSMKGIYSTSIGKNTIDESPMAYKSLENILNNVNDTVKIVDIAKPVYNFKA comes from the coding sequence ATGTTTGAATTGAAGGGTAAATATGCAACAGCCAAGGTTTTTGCAGACGATGTCGACAACGACAGCATTTCACAGGTCATCCAATTCCTCAACCAGCCGATAGCTGAAGGCCAAAAAATCCGCATGATGCCGGATATTCACGCAGGAATGGGATGTACAATCGGAACTACAATGACTATCGAAGACAAGGTCATTCCCAATCTAGTCGGCTCAGACATCGGCTGCGGAATGGAAGTCTTTTACCTGGACGCAGATGAAATTGATTTTAAACGTTTGGATAACATCATTCGCTCCAAGGTGCCTTATGGATATAATAAAAGGGTTGTTCCCCATCATTTCATGAAGGATTTTGACTTAACGGAACTGAAATGTTATTTTGGTCTTGAAGCCGGAAGTGAAGGCAATTTCTATTTGGGTACTCTTGGTGGTGGAAATCATTTCATTGAAGTTAATAAAACAAAAGACAATGAATTAATTTTGGTAATTCACTCAGGAAGCCGCAGAATAGGTGCTGATGTCTGTGAATATTATCAAAATCAGGCTTTAAAGGAATTCAAAAGATTTCATAATATGGCTTCCAATAAGGATTTGATTTACTGCGAGGGCAAGCTGTTTGATGACTACATTCACGACATGGAAATCATGCAGGATTATGCTTCATTAAACCGTAAAGCTATTGCAGAGACAATATTAAGCGAATACGGAATGGATTACACTAAACATTTCACGACTATTCACAACTACATTGACATGGATAAAATGATTCTTCGTAAAGGCGCGGTTTCCGCTGATGAAGGTGAAACTCTTATTATTCCTATTAATATGCGTGACGGATCTTTAATCTGTGAGGGAAAAGGTAATCCTGACTGGAATTATTCCGCTCCCCATGGTGCAGGCCGTTTATACAGGCGTTCTCAAGCGAAAGAAATTCTATCTCTCGATGAGTTTAAAGATTCAATGAAAGGAATTTATTCAACATCCATTGGAAAAAACACCATTGACGAATCTCCGATGGCATATAAGTCATTGGAAAATATTTTAAATAATGTTAATGATACAGTTAAAATAGTGGATATTGCCAAGCCTGTTTATAATTTTAAAGCTTAA
- a CDS encoding right-handed parallel beta-helix repeat-containing protein — MNFKEFEELIDSGAKKITLTEDVIFNNDELEYSKCINLDVDDLIIDGNNHVIDANEKSSIFVVSGKNITIKNIIFKNGYSQDFGAIINYSNNFTIECCKFSNNCSDDLGNASGGAILNKAGKINIKDSVFKENRSDYGGAIYNDSILNIENSIFDSNSSEFEGGAIYNKAKLLIHGSLFDKNVSFKGGAIYNERILNVKSCEFNNNIASDGNHIESENDDNLRIADCRFD, encoded by the coding sequence GTGAATTTCAAGGAATTTGAAGAATTGATTGACAGTGGAGCTAAAAAAATTACTCTAACAGAAGATGTTATCTTTAATAATGACGAGTTAGAATACTCAAAATGCATTAATTTGGATGTTGATGATTTGATTATTGATGGAAACAATCATGTCATTGATGCAAATGAAAAATCCAGTATTTTTGTTGTTTCTGGAAAAAATATCACAATCAAAAATATAATATTCAAAAATGGATATTCACAGGATTTCGGAGCCATAATAAATTACTCTAATAATTTTACAATAGAATGCTGTAAATTCAGTAATAATTGCTCTGATGATTTAGGCAATGCTTCTGGTGGAGCTATTTTAAACAAAGCTGGTAAAATCAATATTAAAGATTCAGTCTTTAAAGAGAACAGATCAGATTATGGCGGTGCTATTTATAATGATTCGATTTTAAACATTGAAAATTCAATTTTTGATTCAAACAGTTCGGAGTTTGAAGGTGGAGCAATCTACAATAAGGCAAAATTGCTCATTCATGGCTCTTTATTCGATAAAAATGTGTCTTTTAAGGGTGGGGCCATTTATAATGAAAGAATTTTAAATGTAAAGAGTTGTGAATTTAATAATAACATTGCAAGCGATGGAAATCACATAGAAAGTGAAAATGATGATAATTTACGCATTGCTGATTGCAGGTTTGACTAA
- a CDS encoding diacylglycerol kinase family protein, whose protein sequence is MKLLKSFKHAIDGIINTTGVEKNLKIHFIIMFCVIILGLIVKLTSFEWIICIVLFGLVISAEMFNTAFEKTLDYINMDYDEKIRFIKDASAAAVLVLAIASAVVGLIIFLPKLI, encoded by the coding sequence ATGAAATTATTAAAAAGTTTTAAACATGCAATTGACGGCATTATCAATACAACAGGCGTTGAGAAAAACTTGAAAATCCATTTCATAATAATGTTTTGCGTTATTATCTTAGGATTGATAGTTAAATTAACTTCTTTTGAATGGATCATTTGTATTGTTTTGTTTGGCCTTGTAATAAGCGCTGAAATGTTTAATACGGCCTTTGAAAAAACTCTGGATTACATCAACATGGACTATGATGAAAAAATCAGATTCATCAAAGACGCATCAGCGGCGGCCGTTTTAGTCTTAGCCATCGCATCAGCAGTTGTCGGATTGATTATTTTTCTTCCAAAACTGATTTAA
- a CDS encoding arsenate reductase/protein-tyrosine-phosphatase family protein — protein MFVCYANTSRSAMAEAIFKQMVSDDIEVYSSGIFAITGRKSSEVTVEVCKSHGIDITSHRATNFKDSNIADMDLVLTLEEFYTRRVKMFYPDLKVCTIRQFIKEYPPDINDPAGGDYEVYDACFCEIYRCLKKVKSVLEEK, from the coding sequence ATGTTTGTATGCTATGCAAATACGTCAAGAAGTGCAATGGCTGAAGCTATTTTTAAGCAAATGGTGTCGGATGATATTGAAGTTTACTCTTCAGGTATTTTTGCTATAACCGGCAGAAAATCCTCCGAAGTGACTGTCGAGGTGTGCAAATCCCATGGAATTGATATAACTTCCCACAGGGCAACTAACTTCAAGGACTCCAATATTGCAGATATGGATTTGGTTTTAACTCTGGAGGAGTTTTACACTCGAAGGGTAAAAATGTTCTATCCTGATTTGAAAGTCTGCACAATCAGGCAATTCATAAAGGAATATCCTCCGGACATCAATGATCCTGCCGGCGGGGACTATGAGGTATATGATGCATGCTTTTGTGAGATTTACCGCTGCTTGAAAAAGGTTAAATCAGTTTTGGAAGAAAAATAA
- a CDS encoding BspA family leucine-rich repeat surface protein — MQELTESDYFYNDDLKEFERLNVTTENIYELDGFEILIILKDGRNLTDLDDVENLGDIIFISEDLSKKSDLSYHFCDVIFSDISSDFINLKAIVVKNLSDKVMSLECMFSKLNNLTTISGLDSWDTGNVKNMRSMFSSCTKLSTINGLDSLDVGNVEDMSSMFYGLESLTSLAGLELWDVGNVENMQYMFKKCINLEDISPIMNWNIGDECRFDSMFEDSNIFVKMEFYSNWQRLLEDSFNDIFHFSSENIQNDFKCEKCGHFNLIYDNESSSLICRNCGNVIRRYLKNCPDCGSSDLVFDSFSMDLACGRCGLIIGK, encoded by the coding sequence ATGCAGGAGTTAACTGAATCCGATTATTTTTACAATGATGATTTAAAGGAATTCGAAAGATTGAATGTCACTACAGAAAATATCTATGAACTGGACGGGTTTGAAATTCTTATAATTCTGAAGGACGGAAGGAATTTAACTGATTTGGATGATGTGGAAAACTTGGGCGACATTATCTTCATCAGTGAAGATTTATCCAAAAAATCCGATTTGTCCTATCATTTCTGTGATGTTATCTTTTCAGATATCTCTTCTGATTTTATTAATCTGAAAGCCATAGTAGTTAAGAACTTATCTGATAAGGTGATGTCTCTTGAGTGCATGTTTTCTAAATTGAATAACTTAACCACAATTTCCGGACTGGATTCCTGGGATACTGGCAATGTAAAAAATATGAGGTCAATGTTTTCAAGCTGCACTAAGTTAAGCACGATTAACGGTTTGGATTCGTTGGACGTAGGAAATGTTGAAGACATGTCTTCAATGTTTTATGGACTTGAAAGCTTAACCTCTCTGGCCGGATTGGAGTTATGGGATGTCGGCAATGTTGAGAATATGCAGTACATGTTTAAGAAATGCATCAATCTGGAGGATATCTCCCCAATCATGAACTGGAATATTGGTGATGAGTGCAGATTTGATTCAATGTTTGAAGACTCAAATATTTTCGTTAAAATGGAATTCTACAGCAATTGGCAAAGGCTGCTTGAGGATTCATTCAACGACATATTTCATTTTTCATCTGAAAACATTCAAAATGATTTCAAGTGCGAAAAATGCGGTCATTTTAATTTAATCTATGATAACGAATCGTCCAGTCTGATTTGCAGGAATTGTGGCAATGTGATTCGCAGATATTTAAAAAATTGTCCCGATTGCGGCAGTTCAGATTTGGTTTTCGATTCTTTCTCAATGGATTTGGCATGCGGCCGCTGCGGTCTAATCATTGGTAAATGA
- a CDS encoding class I SAM-dependent methyltransferase, whose translation MDAIINEYKKYGVDRFYKLHGHYYENPHKDIVESLLREARTQWKVEGNILDLCCGSGEVSNIFSDCNVEGIDPYTKELYEANTNNNCREMTFKDIVQHGLERQYDFVICSYAMHLCEKSMLPMLLYRISESSDNLVIITPHKKPNCNGDFFKESKRMKKERTLMIWYKNF comes from the coding sequence ATGGATGCAATTATTAACGAATACAAAAAATATGGCGTAGACAGATTCTACAAGCTCCACGGCCATTATTATGAAAACCCTCACAAGGACATTGTTGAAAGTCTATTGCGTGAAGCAAGAACTCAATGGAAGGTTGAAGGAAATATTCTGGATTTGTGCTGTGGAAGCGGCGAGGTATCCAATATCTTTAGTGATTGCAATGTTGAAGGAATCGATCCATACACTAAAGAGCTTTACGAAGCCAATACAAATAATAATTGCAGAGAAATGACATTCAAAGACATTGTGCAACATGGATTGGAAAGGCAATACGATTTTGTAATCTGTTCATATGCAATGCACTTGTGTGAAAAATCCATGCTTCCGATGCTCCTTTATCGCATCAGCGAATCCAGCGATAATTTAGTCATTATTACACCACATAAAAAACCAAACTGTAACGGAGATTTCTTTAAAGAAAGCAAAAGAATGAAAAAAGAAAGGACACTTATGATTTGGTATAAGAATTTCTAG
- a CDS encoding tetratricopeptide repeat protein, whose product MLEDYINEKISEARELMQNDTDKALKIYDELLEIEPDNINALNGKGSALMKVNKYDEANEYFDKSLSICENSSAFLNKGIIFKHLKENEQAIFYFDKACEINPNLENIITLLKNEITTSTDTINLNEFNDEASELIKKGIELKNESKLWDSLEAFLKAIEADSTCESEVNRLIDEIKNTFEKEFIYNDEEFDMDNKIDRIKMQAIRSLVKENDPSKTLTLMNIVLEVDKNDLNTLNHKGGVLFIFNEYQKAIDCFDKCLSIDKCYYCALFNKGIVLRIMNKLPEALSCFDELLKMPQYSNKVKPYHLEILTKLNQNPIP is encoded by the coding sequence ATGTTAGAAGATTATATTAATGAAAAAATCTCTGAAGCCAGAGAATTAATGCAAAACGATACCGATAAAGCTTTGAAAATTTATGACGAACTATTAGAAATCGAACCGGACAACATTAATGCGCTGAACGGCAAAGGATCAGCTTTAATGAAAGTGAATAAATACGATGAGGCTAATGAATACTTCGATAAATCCCTTTCGATTTGTGAAAATTCTTCTGCATTTTTAAATAAAGGCATTATCTTTAAACACCTGAAAGAAAATGAACAGGCAATATTTTATTTTGACAAGGCCTGTGAAATTAACCCGAACCTGGAAAACATCATAACTCTTCTCAAAAATGAAATCACCACTTCAACAGATACGATTAATCTAAACGAATTTAATGACGAGGCCTCCGAACTGATTAAAAAAGGCATCGAATTGAAAAATGAAAGCAAATTATGGGACAGTCTTGAAGCATTTCTAAAAGCCATTGAAGCGGATTCCACATGTGAAAGTGAAGTCAACAGGCTGATAGATGAAATCAAAAATACCTTTGAAAAGGAATTCATATACAATGATGAAGAATTTGACATGGACAATAAGATTGATCGGATAAAAATGCAGGCAATCAGGTCGTTGGTGAAAGAAAACGACCCTTCCAAAACGTTGACCCTGATGAATATTGTCCTAGAAGTTGATAAAAATGATTTGAATACGCTGAATCATAAAGGAGGGGTGCTGTTTATCTTTAACGAATATCAAAAAGCTATTGATTGTTTTGATAAATGCTTGAGCATAGATAAATGTTATTACTGTGCCCTTTTTAACAAAGGAATCGTGCTGCGGATAATGAATAAATTGCCCGAAGCACTAAGCTGTTTTGATGAACTTTTAAAAATGCCACAATATTCAAATAAAGTAAAGCCATACCATCTGGAAATATTAACCAAACTTAACCAAAACCCAATACCCTGA
- a CDS encoding low molecular weight protein arginine phosphatase: MKILFVCTGNTCRSAMAEGIFKSMVEGIEVYSAGVSTFSGGSASNHAISVCSRHNININNHKTTNINELDVFEMDLVLTATVGHRNDLKRYYPDLNVYTIKEYAGGYDDLDIKDPIGGDYDDYDYCFLEIKEALEKVAEKIGCNKVDVLIDLDENGYSKYLSNKAKKS; the protein is encoded by the coding sequence ATGAAAATATTGTTTGTTTGTACGGGAAACACATGCAGAAGTGCTATGGCTGAAGGAATATTTAAAAGCATGGTTGAAGGTATTGAAGTTTATTCTGCAGGAGTTTCTACATTTTCCGGCGGAAGCGCTTCTAATCATGCAATAAGTGTATGTTCTAGACATAATATTAATATAAATAATCATAAAACCACAAATATCAATGAGTTGGATGTCTTTGAAATGGATTTGGTCCTGACAGCAACAGTGGGACACAGAAATGATTTGAAAAGATATTATCCTGATTTGAATGTATATACCATTAAGGAGTATGCCGGAGGATATGACGATTTGGACATTAAAGATCCGATTGGTGGTGATTATGATGATTATGATTATTGCTTTTTGGAGATAAAAGAGGCTTTGGAAAAAGTTGCTGAAAAAATAGGCTGTAACAAAGTAGATGTCCTTATTGATTTGGATGAAAATGGCTATTCAAAATATTTATCCAATAAGGCTAAAAAAAGTTAA